In one Bacteroides intestinalis DSM 17393 genomic region, the following are encoded:
- a CDS encoding glycoside hydrolase family 5 protein, translating into MLKSILVGTSLLAASLMLGSCGEKAEKIQDFAEFITIQGQDLIKPDGTKLFIMGTNLGNWLNPEGYMFKFNKTNSPRFINEMFCQLVGPDFTAEFWKAFKDNYIIREDIQFIKNTGANTIRLPFHYKLFTDEDFMGLTAGQDGFARVDSVVEWCREADLYLILDMHDAPGGQTGDNIDDSYGYPWLFESEASQQLYCDIWRKIADRYKNEPVILGYELFNEPIAPYFPNMEELNGKLEDIYKKGVAAIREVDNNHIILLGGAQWNGNFKPFKDSKFDDKIMYTCHRYGGDPTKDDIQTIIDFRDSVNLPMYMGEIGHNTDEWQAAFCQTMRENNIGYTFWPYKKMDGSSFVGITPPENWANILYFSESPRTSYKEIRDARPDQMMVRKAMMDFIEACKLKNCVVQEGYIQSLGMK; encoded by the coding sequence ATGTTGAAATCGATTTTAGTGGGTACATCCCTTTTAGCAGCTTCTCTGATGTTGGGGAGTTGTGGTGAAAAGGCAGAAAAAATACAGGATTTTGCTGAGTTTATAACCATTCAGGGGCAAGACCTGATAAAACCTGATGGTACGAAACTCTTTATCATGGGTACCAATCTGGGCAATTGGCTGAATCCGGAAGGGTATATGTTTAAGTTTAACAAAACGAATTCTCCCCGGTTTATCAATGAAATGTTCTGCCAATTGGTAGGACCCGACTTTACTGCTGAGTTTTGGAAAGCTTTCAAAGACAATTATATCATTCGTGAAGATATTCAGTTTATTAAGAATACAGGTGCGAATACCATTCGTCTTCCATTCCATTATAAGCTTTTCACGGATGAGGACTTTATGGGGTTGACTGCCGGTCAGGATGGTTTTGCCCGTGTAGACAGTGTTGTGGAATGGTGCCGTGAAGCCGATCTTTATCTGATTCTTGATATGCATGATGCTCCGGGTGGACAAACGGGTGATAATATAGATGATAGCTACGGATATCCTTGGTTGTTTGAAAGTGAAGCCAGCCAGCAATTGTATTGCGATATCTGGCGCAAGATTGCAGACCGGTATAAGAATGAACCGGTGATTCTCGGTTATGAGCTTTTCAATGAACCTATCGCTCCGTATTTTCCGAATATGGAAGAATTGAACGGTAAACTGGAAGATATTTATAAGAAAGGGGTAGCTGCTATCCGCGAGGTGGACAATAACCATATTATTCTGTTGGGTGGCGCTCAGTGGAACGGTAACTTCAAGCCGTTCAAGGATTCTAAGTTTGATGATAAAATAATGTATACTTGCCATCGTTATGGAGGTGATCCTACTAAAGATGATATTCAAACTATAATAGACTTCCGCGACAGTGTGAACTTACCAATGTATATGGGTGAGATAGGACATAACACGGACGAATGGCAAGCTGCTTTTTGCCAGACGATGCGTGAGAATAATATCGGTTATACCTTCTGGCCGTATAAGAAGATGGATGGTTCCAGCTTTGTAGGTATTACTCCGCCGGAAAATTGGGCGAATATCCTTTATTTCTCCGAATCTCCACGCACATCTTATAAAGAAATCCGGGATGCCCGTCCCGACCAGATGATGGTACGCAAGGCAATGATGGATTTCATTGAGGCTTGCAAACTGAAGAACTGTGTGGTGCAGGAAGGGTATATTCAGTCGTTAGGTATGAAATAA
- a CDS encoding glycoside hydrolase family 3 C-terminal domain-containing protein, with product MKKVLFGLAFTVALPLLVQQKPVYLDATKPIEERVEDALQRLTLEEKVAMVHAQSKFSSAGVPRLGIPENWMTDGPHGIRPEVLWDEWDQAGWTNDSCVAYPALTCLAATWNPDMSLLYGKSIGEEARYRNKNVLLGPGVNIYRTPLNGRNFEYMGEDPYLASRMVVPYVQGVQQNGVAACVKHYALNNQEINRHTTNVIVDDRALYEIYLPAFKAAVQEGKTWAIMGAYNLYKGQHACHNQYLLNDILKGEWGFDGVVVSDWGGVHDTNQAIKNGLDMEFGSWTDGLANGSSNAYDNYYLAMPYLERIKSGKVGTNELDDKVRRILRLSFRTTMDMNRPLGSMLSPEHYEAARRIGEEGIVLLQNKGALLPIDLNKAKKIAVIGENAVKMMTVGGGSSSLKVQRELSPLDGIKKRVGDKVEVVYARGYVGDARGEYNGVVTGQNLKDDRTPEELIAEAVKVAEDADYVIFIGGLNKSNNQDCEDTDRVGLDLPYGQDHVISALANANKNLVVINISGNAVAMPWVAEVPSVLQAWFLGSEAGSSIAAILMGDVNPSGRLPFTFPARLEDVPAHSVGEYFADRSKKVVDMKYNEGIFVGYRWTDKQKKVKPLFPFGHGLSYTTFVYSRPIADKKIISVNDEINFTVTVKNTGEREGHEVVQLYISDKKSSLPRPVKELKGFKKVKLAPGEEKDVTFTIDKEALSYFDDIQHTWVAEPGKFEAIIAASAADIKGVVPFELK from the coding sequence ATGAAAAAAGTATTATTCGGTTTGGCATTCACTGTTGCTCTTCCACTCTTGGTGCAGCAGAAACCCGTATATCTGGATGCTACCAAACCTATCGAAGAAAGAGTAGAAGATGCGTTGCAAAGGCTGACTTTGGAAGAAAAGGTAGCTATGGTACATGCACAAAGTAAATTCAGTAGTGCAGGAGTGCCCCGCTTGGGTATTCCGGAAAATTGGATGACAGATGGTCCTCATGGTATCCGTCCCGAAGTACTTTGGGATGAGTGGGATCAGGCAGGGTGGACCAATGACTCTTGTGTAGCTTATCCGGCATTGACTTGTCTGGCTGCTACATGGAATCCCGATATGTCCCTGCTTTACGGAAAAAGTATCGGTGAAGAGGCGCGTTATCGCAACAAGAATGTTCTTTTGGGACCTGGTGTCAACATTTACCGTACTCCGCTGAATGGACGTAACTTTGAGTATATGGGTGAAGATCCCTATCTGGCTTCTCGTATGGTGGTTCCTTACGTGCAAGGCGTACAGCAAAATGGTGTAGCTGCCTGTGTAAAGCATTATGCGCTGAATAACCAGGAAATCAACCGTCATACCACCAATGTTATAGTGGACGACCGTGCTCTTTATGAAATCTATCTGCCGGCTTTTAAAGCTGCTGTTCAGGAAGGTAAAACTTGGGCCATAATGGGGGCTTATAATCTCTATAAAGGACAGCATGCTTGCCATAATCAGTATTTGTTGAATGATATTTTGAAAGGTGAGTGGGGATTTGATGGTGTTGTGGTTTCCGACTGGGGTGGTGTGCATGATACGAATCAGGCCATTAAGAATGGTCTCGATATGGAATTCGGTAGTTGGACGGATGGTCTTGCAAATGGCAGCAGTAATGCTTATGATAATTATTATCTGGCTATGCCTTATCTGGAGCGCATTAAATCCGGGAAAGTGGGTACGAATGAATTGGATGATAAGGTGCGCCGCATTTTGCGCCTGAGTTTCCGTACAACAATGGATATGAACCGTCCTCTGGGTTCCATGCTTTCTCCAGAACATTATGAGGCTGCCCGCCGTATTGGTGAGGAGGGGATTGTGTTGTTACAAAATAAGGGTGCTTTGTTGCCTATTGACTTGAATAAAGCAAAGAAAATTGCCGTTATCGGCGAGAATGCTGTGAAGATGATGACTGTAGGCGGTGGTAGTTCTTCTTTGAAAGTTCAGCGTGAGTTGTCTCCATTAGATGGTATTAAGAAGCGTGTAGGGGATAAAGTAGAAGTCGTTTATGCTCGTGGTTACGTAGGTGATGCCCGTGGTGAATATAATGGTGTGGTAACAGGTCAGAATTTGAAAGACGACCGTACACCGGAGGAATTGATTGCCGAAGCTGTAAAGGTTGCAGAAGATGCTGATTATGTAATTTTCATCGGTGGACTGAATAAGAGTAATAATCAGGATTGTGAGGATACTGACCGTGTCGGTCTGGATTTACCCTATGGACAGGATCATGTTATTTCGGCTTTGGCAAATGCTAATAAGAATCTTGTAGTTATTAATATCTCCGGTAATGCCGTAGCTATGCCTTGGGTTGCGGAAGTTCCTTCTGTGTTGCAGGCCTGGTTTTTGGGTTCGGAAGCAGGGAGTTCCATTGCAGCTATATTGATGGGTGATGTCAATCCTTCCGGTAGACTACCTTTCACTTTCCCTGCACGTTTGGAAGATGTTCCGGCTCATAGTGTAGGTGAGTATTTCGCTGACCGTAGTAAGAAAGTAGTGGATATGAAGTATAATGAAGGCATCTTTGTAGGTTATCGTTGGACGGACAAACAGAAGAAGGTGAAACCATTGTTCCCTTTCGGGCATGGATTGTCTTATACGACATTTGTTTATAGCAGGCCTATTGCTGACAAGAAGATAATATCTGTTAATGATGAGATCAACTTTACTGTAACTGTGAAGAATACAGGTGAACGTGAAGGTCACGAAGTCGTACAGTTATATATCAGCGATAAGAAATCTTCTTTGCCTCGTCCGGTAAAGGAACTGAAAGGTTTCAAAAAAGTGAAACTGGCTCCGGGCGAAGAGAAAGATGTCACATTTACTATAGATAAAGAAGCTTTGAGTTACTTTGATGATATTCAGCATACCTGGGTAGCTGAACCGGGTAAGTTTGAGGCGATTATTGCTGCTTCGGCAGCGGATATAAAAGGTGTAGTACCTTTTGAATTAAAATAG
- a CDS encoding DUF3575 domain-containing protein: MKKILVCILFILGLFPAESKAQKIAFYSNLLYDATTTMNLGLEVALVRRWTLDIPVNYNPWKFDETRLKHWGIQPELRYWFCESFNRTFIGLHAHYADFNVGGLPDWPLISENMQNMRYQGHLYGGGISIGHSWILKKRWSIEASLGLGYARIIYEKYPCATCGTKQKDTSKNYVGPTKASVSLIYVIK; this comes from the coding sequence ATGAAGAAAATACTAGTATGCATATTATTCATATTGGGATTATTTCCAGCCGAGAGTAAGGCTCAGAAGATTGCTTTTTACAGCAATCTTCTTTACGATGCCACTACTACCATGAATCTTGGTTTGGAAGTGGCTTTGGTACGTAGGTGGACATTGGATATTCCGGTGAATTATAATCCATGGAAGTTTGATGAAACTCGCTTGAAGCACTGGGGCATACAACCGGAGCTTCGTTACTGGTTCTGCGAAAGTTTCAACCGCACGTTCATTGGGTTGCATGCTCACTATGCCGACTTCAATGTAGGTGGGTTGCCCGACTGGCCGCTTATCAGCGAAAATATGCAGAATATGCGCTATCAGGGACATCTGTATGGAGGCGGTATTTCGATAGGACACTCATGGATATTGAAGAAGCGCTGGAGCATTGAGGCTTCCCTTGGGTTGGGGTATGCACGCATCATATATGAAAAGTATCCCTGTGCAACGTGTGGCACTAAACAGAAAGATACCAGTAAGAACTATGTGGGACCTACAAAAGCGAGTGTATCACTTATTTACGTAATTAAATAG
- a CDS encoding DUF3868 domain-containing protein produces the protein MMKRNMSFIVLVLVVLCLNTNRAIAQDRSYEGTITIVPVRLEQLGETVHIDFDILMKDVKVKSAHGVDLIPQLVSPTTTYELPRVSIKGKNEYLVHERRLAVMSAKAKRNYKAPYLIEKNQKKKSGVICYRYTLPYEPWMADAGLNVQRDECGCGESALMNVEHTFDKVTLERMLVPYVVTPHLSYVEPKVEEIKSRDIQAECFLDFEVNKVDIRPEYMSNPQELAKIRAMIDDLKSDANVNVKRLDIIGYASPEGTLAANKRLSEGRAMALRNYLAARYDFPRNQYYIIFGGENWDGLVEALDTFEMDYKEEVLDIITNVPIEKGRETKLMQLRGGVPYRLMLKELFPSLRVAICKVSYDVRNFNLEEAKEVIKKRPQNLSLNEMFMVANTYPKGSQEFIDVFETAVRLYPESEIANMNAATAALSRNDLISAERYLERVKSDDCLPEYNNAMGVLSLMKGDYESSEKYLKAAVQSGLGAAKENLEELAKKKVNAAEIEKKNK, from the coding sequence ATGATGAAAAGAAATATGTCATTTATCGTGTTGGTGCTGGTTGTCTTGTGCCTGAATACGAACAGAGCCATAGCCCAGGATCGTTCTTATGAAGGAACCATCACCATAGTACCTGTGCGGTTGGAGCAACTGGGAGAAACTGTTCATATAGATTTTGATATTCTGATGAAAGATGTGAAGGTGAAATCGGCGCATGGAGTGGACCTTATTCCGCAGTTAGTTTCTCCTACTACTACTTACGAGCTTCCACGGGTTTCCATCAAAGGGAAAAACGAGTATCTGGTTCATGAACGCAGACTGGCAGTGATGAGTGCTAAAGCGAAGAGAAACTATAAGGCACCTTATCTGATAGAGAAAAATCAGAAGAAGAAAAGTGGCGTTATTTGCTACAGATATACATTGCCTTACGAGCCTTGGATGGCGGATGCCGGGCTGAATGTGCAGCGCGACGAGTGTGGTTGTGGCGAAAGTGCGCTGATGAACGTGGAGCATACCTTTGATAAGGTTACGCTCGAACGTATGCTGGTGCCGTATGTGGTGACTCCTCATCTTTCGTATGTGGAGCCTAAAGTAGAGGAAATAAAGAGTCGTGATATACAGGCGGAATGTTTTCTGGACTTTGAGGTGAACAAGGTGGATATTCGCCCTGAATACATGAGCAATCCCCAGGAATTAGCAAAAATCCGTGCGATGATTGATGACCTGAAGTCTGATGCCAATGTGAACGTGAAGCGTCTGGATATCATAGGTTATGCTTCCCCTGAAGGAACGCTGGCTGCAAACAAACGTTTATCCGAAGGGCGTGCTATGGCATTGCGCAACTATCTGGCTGCCCGGTATGATTTCCCGCGTAATCAATACTATATCATATTCGGTGGTGAAAACTGGGATGGATTGGTGGAGGCGTTGGATACGTTTGAGATGGATTATAAAGAAGAGGTTTTGGATATCATCACGAATGTTCCTATTGAGAAAGGAAGGGAAACGAAGTTGATGCAGCTTCGTGGTGGTGTGCCCTATCGGCTTATGTTGAAGGAATTATTTCCAAGTCTGCGCGTAGCTATCTGTAAGGTGAGCTATGATGTCAGAAACTTCAATTTGGAAGAGGCGAAGGAAGTGATAAAGAAACGTCCGCAAAATCTGAGTTTGAACGAGATGTTTATGGTGGCTAATACCTATCCGAAAGGTTCACAGGAGTTTATCGATGTTTTTGAGACAGCAGTCCGCCTTTATCCGGAAAGTGAAATAGCTAATATGAATGCGGCTACCGCAGCTCTTTCACGCAATGACCTGATTTCTGCGGAACGCTATTTGGAAAGGGTGAAGTCGGATGACTGCCTACCTGAATATAACAATGCAATGGGAGTATTATCATTAATGAAAGGAGATTATGAATCGTCGGAGAAGTATTTGAAGGCTGCAGTGCAGTCAGGGCTGGGTGCAGCCAAGGAAAATCTGGAAGAATTAGCTAAAAAGAAGGTTAATGCTGCCGAAATTGAGAAGAAGAATAAATAA